The Camelina sativa cultivar DH55 chromosome 18, Cs, whole genome shotgun sequence DNA window ATCGTGTGGAATGAGATTTTTTAGAAGCGGTTATGGTTAAGCTAGGGTTTGATAGGAAATGGATTTCctggatcatgtggtgtgtaTCCTCGATGTCATATCAAGTTCTTCTCAATGGTCAACCCCGGGTTTTTATTAAACCACAGAGAGGTCTGCGTCAGGGGGATCCGTTGTCACCGTATTTGTTTATACTTTGCACGGAGGTTCCGATTGCGAATATTAAAAAGGCAGAACAGGAGAAGAAACTAACGGGTATCTCAATCGCTCGCGATAGTCTTACCATttcgcatttgttgtttgctgatgaCAGTCTGTTTTTCTGTAAAGCAGAGGCGACTGAATGTCACACGGTCATGGAAATTATCAGAAATTATGGTAAACCCTCAGGGCAAGAGGTTAATTTAGAGAAATTTTCTATAATGTTTGGTAAGAAGGTTCCTTCTGAGATAATGGATCAGTTGAAGTCAGTTATTGGTATTTCTAAAGGGGGAGGTATGGGCTCTTATTTGGGCATTCCTGAAAGCCTCCATGGTTCAAAAATGAAGGTTTTTGGATATGTCAAGGATCGGTTGGATGACCGAGTCAATGGTTGCAATGCAAAGCTTTTATCGAAAGGTGGTAAGGAgattatgattaaatcagtgGCGTTGGCACTTCCTACTCATGTGATGTCCTGCTATAAATTGCCGCAAGAGTTGACATCTAAATTAACGAGTGCTATTTCCACTTTTTGGTGGAAATCCAATGATAGGGCTCGTGGCCTACATTGGGTGGCCTGGGATAAATTATGTAAGGATAAGTGTGAAGGGGGGCTAGGTTTCAGAGCcctggaacaatttaatgatgctaTGTTAGCGAAACAGTATTGGCGGTTAATCCAACATCCGACGTCCTTAATGGCTCGGGTGTTGAAAGGCcgatattttaggaataaacACCCTCTTATGGCCAAAAAACCATATAACCCCTCCTTCgcttggaggagtattttttcaATTAAGGGATTGGTGGAACATGGAGCTCGGTGGGTGGTAGGCTCGGATTGTTCTATTTCGGTTTGGCGAGACCCATGGATACCAGATATTCGACCACGTCCAGCAAATGGTCAGGGAAGACTCTGGTTACCGAGTTTGATGGTGAACCACTTAATTAATCATGTTACGAAGGATTGGCATTTGCCTACTCTGGAGGAGTTTCTGGATCCGGGGGATATACCGATTATTCGGAGTATGACGGTCAGCAAAGTCCAGCAACCGGATCGATTAGTATGGCACTTTACCAAGTCAGGGAAgtatacggttaaatcaggtTATCGGCTAGCCAGAGAATTAATGATGGAAGTCGAATACGGGCCGACTTGTATGGCCCTTAGGGCCCAGTCGTGGAAACTTGATGTTACCCCGAAggtccaacattttttctggcagattgtTTCGGGCACTCTCCCAGTGTTAGAACGACTTGCGTATAGGGGTGTCCGGTGTGATACTCTATGCAAACGGTGTGAGTCTGCACcagagactattaatcatgctctttttgagtgCCCTCGCTCGCGCGATGATTGGGGGTTGTCACCGGTTTTGTTAGTTCCAGATGGTTTTCCATATGCTTTAATCTAtgcaaatttagattttattttctggcgGGCAGCTTCTCAGTCGGCGGATCCTGATGTAGCTCTTCGTCTTCCCTGGATTCTTTGGTCACTATGGAAAAacaggaataaaaaagtttttcaggggtTAGACGCCGAGCCGTTGGAGATTTTAATTCAGGCGAATAATGATAAAGTACTGTGGGAGGCGGCCAAATCTTACTCGGACAGTTATTTGCCTACTACGCCTCTGTTGGAGGATATGGGGGCGTTTCCTcgatgtcagattgatggttcatggaaagaNGAAAGGTTCAGATCCTCTGCAGGGTCTGGGGTGGTGGTATTGTAGTGATGAAGATTCGACGCTTCTtctgggagcacggagtcagaGGCGCGGTCCTACATCCTTACATGCAGAGCTACAAGCCttgatctgggctatggagtcacTATTGGCGGCGGGAGTTGTCTGCCAGAGCTTCGAGACAGATTGTGCAGAattggtggcgatggtgcagacgcctgATGATTGGCCAGTTTTTTCGCCTCTGTTGGAGGAGTTATTTTTGCTCAGATCACGCTTTCCTTCCTTCTCCCTCACCAGGATCACTCGAGAGCTCAACGTAAGGGCAGATTGTCTAGCCCGTTCTTCGAGATCTTtactttctgaaatttcttttgtaaactcttttcttccggtttgggcaaccaatttTGGAGttaacttttaatttaattaatgtttggttgaaaaaaaaaaagaaacaaagacttttttttaatataagttttCTATGGCACCtcatattgtttttgatttttttttttttttttttttgtgagagttTGCAGGCAACTTTTAGAGGCTGGTGCTCATGTTGTTATGGTAATGAGGAACATAACAGCAGCTTATGAGCTGATTCAACAACGGCAGACCAAGTGGTCTGCTAGTGGTAAGGGACTCCCACTTAATATTGAGGTAATCTTTTTGATCAGTTTCTATCAGCTTTATTTATAGTACATCTACATGTCATCATGgctattttaaattatttgaaaaatctaGTGAAGTTAATTTCTATTAAACTTTGTAAAGAAAATGCTTGTAAGAACTATATATACTAGTGATTCTTTATTAACTTATCTCTATAATGTTAAGATTGATCCCTCTCTAATAGATTGGATTAGTGAAAATGAACACTACAAGAAAGACGTACATTTTTAGCGCAGAAAATATGCTATCATATGTAATACATAGCAAATTCATAAATGCTATGACATCGGCAGCTATGGTAGATATCCCACATACGATAGCGTTATTTTTCTACCCTATAATAGGCTCAGATACAATAgcaaaatcaaatgcaaattAACGCCAATGGAAAATTTTGCTTTTGCAAAACGCAGATGCAAATgtcatcaaatatttttaaatcgaACCTAAATGTTAAAACGCAAATTTAAATGCACATTTCAACCTGTAACATTGATTTTGCAGGGGCACAAAGATTCTCAAAAGATGGTAATTCGACACATGCAAATGAACCATTTAGCTCCAGCGTTGCTTTCACTACTTCTTTTGCCTTCGCTAATCCGAGCTTTCGGAAGTCGAATCATTAACGTCAATTCTGTTGTAAGTATCATCAATCGATCATGAAATCAAAACGTTTTGCTAAATATGTTTCACTGCCCTATGTTTCTCCATGTGATTATATATGCTttgttgggttttggttttgtagatGCATTATGTTGGTTTTGTCAATCCGAATGACATGAATGTTGTTTCTGGTAAACGAAAGCTTTCAAGCTTGATAGGATACTCGAGCAGCAAACTCGCTCAGGTAAACTTTATTCCATATAGATGAACATATAGCATTTTTGAATTGATAGATTTTTCTATAGTCTAAAACGTATtacattttcttgttcttttcaaCCGTACCGTCAGGTTATGTTtaacaatattattttcaaaaaactgCCTATAGAGACCGGCATTAGCGTCGTCTCTTTATCTCCCGGTGTTGTCCAAACAAATGGTGTAAGTATGTATATGGAAAAcctaaaatatttgtttttttttttttttttgcttagctgtaaatatcattataaatttaatgaaaaGTTTGGCTATTACAAAATAGCCTATGGCTTTTGACTCCTTggcaaaagaataaaacaaggaGAACAAATTTGGGAAAAATCTCACACTGCGAGATTTACACTAACCAGAACTCCATCAAATGAGAGAACCGTTTACGATGACTCCTAGAATGGATGATATTCCGGATGTCTTTGTCGAGCATTCGGAAGATAACAGACGGTGAGATTGCTTGATTGTTGTGGATGAGATTGTTCCTTTGTTTCCAGATTGTGTAGATGGTGGCTTGGGCAACGAGCTTGCGAAGGAGTGAAGGTGAACGTGAAGAGGACGCTCTGACCCAGGAAAGCAGTTCAGACCAGGAGAGAATAGCAGTTCTGGGGGGGTCAAGCTTAGCCGccaaatatttgtttgtgtttaccttcttttttgtttatttatttatttttaattataccGCGTAAATTGTGTTTGGATCACAAACAAAAGCACATAAACAATCAAATCCAATAttgcatatataaatgtaaCATTTTGACATGTCTCAAATTCCGCAGACGAGAGATCTTCCAAGATTCATCCAAAAACTTTACTCAGCCCTgccatatttcatattttcatcaCAAGAAGGTTGTAGAAGCTCACTCTTCTCAGCGACAGATCCTCAGATTCCACAACATTACCAAAAGCTAAAAACCAATGAGAAATCTGTTTGCACGTTATTCATATCTCAAAATTGCAAACCCACAAATTGTTCCGAAGAAGCTCACAACGTAGAAACAGCGAGCAAAGTTTGGGAAAAGACACTAGACATGATTGGTCTTGATAAATTTGGAGGAAATCTTAGTAGTATAATAGTTTATCTCATTTTATTTATTAGCCTCTAggtttatatttatacaaaagatATAACTTATCTAACAAGTTCTTTACATATTCAATAATGGTAAATCTACTTATTTTGCAATAGgagaatattacataaatgTTAACTTTCCATTTAACTCGATTTCTTAATCTCCGAAATCTCCTAATAGGTCTTCCTCTTGATGTAGTGGAAAGGCTTATAGAAGGTCAAGATGTTCCAATTAATTTGTGACTAGAGTATTATTATTCGTTCAGTGCGAATGTTTCAATCATAATTGTATGCAGTGTTCGAAAAAGCGTTCTAGGCATCTGCCTCCGTCCCGTCTAGGCGTTAGGCGCTATAGCACCGCCTAGACGACCGTTTTGACCGCCTAAAATTGtagtatcatcattttagtgtatttttaaaatttttaattacacaaatttaaaattttttataaggtttatttctataaacataattataaatgtttaatatgttatttaaaatgaattcaaataatgtttctatctatttttttgtttttgatttaatatttttattattcttatacatatttttgtataattatatatataatatcagatATATATTAGCTTACAAtataaacgcctaaaccgcttaaaacTGTCTAAATTCCGATTAGGCGTTCTAAGCACTAGGCGTTGCATCATACTTAACGTCTTAGTCTGGGCGTGAACTAAATTCAAGGCCCAATAGTTTGTTCTTAATTAGTTATATACATCGACGGTCGTACGGACAGAAAATACAGAACAgttgaaaaattaatattattatctcCATTTTTGTGGATATCTATCTGTAAGATGTGCTCTTGATTTGTGATCATgctatataattaatatattctcTCCTGCAATAGGTTTTTGGTTTCGGTTTCTGACATACCATCTCTGCTGCCTGCAATTGATGTCCACATCGAGCTATGTAATCATTTCTCTTCTTGTGGAGAGGTCACGCTTGTTTCTGTCCACGGGAATCCACGTCGCCAATGGTTTGTGACCCTTCATTCTTCCAATTTGTGACACAGCCAGTTGTGAATTTGTGACCAAAAAACTTGTCTCTGTTGAATTTTACAGCAATGTTGTAATCAATATTTGTGGGAAAAGGATGTGTAGAGGAGGCGCAGGAACTAAGTGGAAGAGctgataaatttcaaaaaaaaaagtggaagagCTGATGGATGGAATATAGTAGTTGATTGTGTTTTGCCATCAAACCTTAAAGGAATCCGAACTGGCTATGGAAATCCATGTACTGTACATATATTTGCTCTTGcgtcttaatttttattttatttattttgccaGTTACTCTTGCAAAATTATAACCTCTCATTGATTTCCTTGTTTATACTACTTTATAGTATTGGAGAAGGCTGCGATGGATAAGATGGAgatcaaggggaagaagaagatgaaaactacgcagtagaagaagaagggcTCTCTCTAATTTGTTAGGACAAGACAAAATTCTTTGgtgtttttatttagtttgtgaTACAATGCGTTTTTCTTAACGCATCTTCAAAGTAATTAAGCTCAGTAAGTAATCATCACATGCCAGTACGATGTCTTTGTCTTGATGTTAAGAGCCGTATACTACATGCCATTCGATTAATTAGGTAGACAAAAGCATTTCCATTAATGCATGAAAGTCTGATTAGGAAGACTTTAGGTTAAAAATGCTATGTACATAGAGCAAGTAGGGATGCCAAAATGAGTTATCCAAATCTATTGTTCATTAGtgagttaatatatatacatactatatAAGATAGAGATCAGCTGAAACCTCTTATACACAATTCCTTTTCAAAAGACAcaattcaataaataataatgggTTGCAAAATTATTTGTCCTTACGGTCTCCAATTTCTTAAAGCGGTTGTGTGAgtaaattattcattttttgtgtgttttggaacAATCCATGaagaatttgttttgtaatcaaATGGCATTTGAATTTCCATATTTTCTGCGTACTTCCACTGAGGTAGGGTATTCACTTATGGTCGTCCAAATACTGTTCATTATTCCAAAGTTGAAGAAAATCACAATATGTGTATACCATGGTCAGACCAAGATTATTAtgagtttttgaaaattctcCTTGAAGAAAccaattttagttttgaaattttagatatttgaaagaagaatcaaagattAACGTTATACCTTTTTGTGTgagatttaaattaaaataattgaacatcaccaaatatatatatctccatgTTAAGAGCCGTTTAAGACTATCGAAATTTGATAACGGCATGCGTGTTTATCTTTTCACGAgcacaaaaattctaaaaaaaaatggacatgAACAGCGCATGCAAGGGAACCATTTAGAAATTTGGGAAAAGACATTAGAGTTGATTAATCTACCTCTTGATGCAGTGGATAAGGCGATAAAGCTCATAGACGGAGAAGAGGTCAAATGTCATTATGGAACTCATTAGTTAAAGAGAGTAAATGTTTCGTAAATTAATCTGATATTTGACTTTTCATTCAatgcaaatatttttcttatgaatcaatcataatcatgtaaatatacAATATTGTAGTCGCATCATGTATTATGCTCAGGCTACTAGAAATTCTTGGAAATTGTAGTCATAGTCATAGTCTTAACTTGTGAcaaagtgaaatatatatacagtctCGCTTGTTTGGAAAGAGTTGACTTTAATAATATACATCTTCTTGCGTTTGTTATCTATCACTCACCTAATTGTCAGAGAAAATTCAATTAAACATAAATTCGAAACTTCAATGAAAATACATAactatataacataaacaaaaacacaaaacttagtTCAACATTACGACTCAAacaatcaattttctttttctacattttgattttttcatctATAAATCCATTAATACATTCATTTTAAAACCTCAAAAACTTTAGATGCTTTCTCAGTAATTATGGTGTAAAATATTCTACGTAATAAATACACGAAATTAttactaagaaaaataaataagtaaacaCTACTACAAATGCTTACGTAACACTTCCATTCCAATTACAAAAAGGTTTTGGTCACACTGCTTTAGTTTCCAACAcctaaccaagaaaaaaaaatggatttaacaaaaacaatatcattctctctcttgtttattATATCATCCCTCCTAATCCCGACGACGACCACCACTGCCACCGTTACATGCACTACCGCCGTTTGTCGCCGTGACAGTCCGATCATCCGTTTCCCTTTCCGTCTAAAACCTCGACAATCACAATCTTGCGGTTACGACAAAGGCTTCGACTTAACGTGCGATATCAACCGAACCACCATAACGTTACCGTTCTCCGGTAACTTCCCCGTAGAAGAGATAGATTACGTAGCTCAACAGATTTGGATCAACGACCCCGATAACTGTCTTCCTCAACGCATCTTAGAGCTGAACCTCTCAACGACGCCGTTTAGTGGCGTTTACTCACGTCAGTTCACGTTCTTCAAGTGTCCTAGTTCGGAGTTTCTCCGTTATAAGCCGTTGAATCCGATAACGTGCTTGAGCGATGAAAACGGCACGGTGTTTGCGACTCCTTCGCCTAGGATGATGTACTACTTGTCGTCTCAGTCGTGCCGGTTGATGAAAACGGTTTATGTTCCGGTTAGGTGGCCGTTTTATGAGCAGATGGTGTCGTCTTCGGATTTGAGTGATAACCTCTGGCTCACTTGGAGGGTTCCGAGATGTAGTAGGTGTGAGAGTAGAGGTGGTAAGTGTGGGGTTAAGAGTAATTCTTCTCGTGAAACCATTTGCTCTGATGTTCATAAACCAggtaaattaaattagtttttcatcttttttatttagtaaaatttCAGATGCTTAAGAAGATAATTACTAATTAAGACGAAAAACTGACGTAGACCATGACGCAATTCGTGTGTTGAATGAGTCTTTGTGTCTATATAGAAGTAGATTATACAAATCTGGTTGAATGACAAGTTATAACCAATTGTTTTGTCCGTTCTGATTGTTTAAATACTAAAACCAACATGAGACTATTCAACATGATAGATTGACTAATGAACGAACCAGTAggttaaactaaaatatttttatatgcgTATACACTGTACGTACATGATCAGGCTAACTGAGTAGCTAGCTTATGAATGTGAAAGGCACATGCATGATCAGCTAagcgtttttgtttttcctcaacCTTAACTATCTTAAAAGACTTAAaatatctcttttcttcttacatcttttcactttcactttcactttcactaagaaaaacaaaacacacacattcaTTGAGACGAATGTGCGAAGTTGGGAGATACAATTAGGTAAGTGGACAAATGGGTCGGTGCCGTCATAATGAAAGCTCCAATGCATTGACTTTATCTTATACTAGTATATCTCCCACTTTAATTTGCTTAACTTTGCCCTACTTCTTTTATCTGTTAGTCAACGATTTTAATTGTTACCCCATTTACTAAAAGAGcacattatcttctttttcttcatttgtcTCTTTCAATACACATGATATTAGTTATGATTAAAGATAATTAATCATACTAgcttttagtattattattttcctctAATCAATTCTCATTCCCCTAATTTTTCAGCTATTCCGAGAAGAGCTCGTTACGCAATAGCCATCGGTGCCGGGATCCCAGGAGCTTTAATCGTATTTGGTCTTTTCTGTTTTGTATATAGCAAAATCAACGAGTGTATCAAAGGACGCCGTCTCGTCCCAAGCCCACCACCAGATATCATCAACAGCGCTCAAACAGCCCATTATTTGCATTCACGTGTCATCGTAACGGGTCTTGATGAGCCTACTATAGAGTCGTACCCAAAAATAGTATTGGGAGAGAGCAAAAGGCTGCCCAAAATAGACGATTCGACGTGTGCCATTTGTCTATCGGAGTACGAACCAAAGGAGACACTTAGGACAATACCACCGTGTCAGCATTGTTTTCACGCTGATTGCATTGACGAGTGGCTGAAGTTGAATGGGACTTGTCCGGTGTGTCGGAACTCTCCGGAGCAGAATTTACCACCTGAGACTTTTAATTCTTCTTAAGCATCAGTCACTTTTGTCTTATTTACTTTACAGCATTTGTAGTTAGTTTAATACTCCAtctattttagtttaaatgatgtatttttaCAATCgtttatgtatatgaatataagagtctttttatttttcgttttataTTGCTAATGTAACTTTAGatttaaactaataaattaGACATACTCAAGAGTTAATATGATATCATGTCATTACAAATCTATTGGCCATTGTTAATATGTTATCATCCAAGTCTATATACATGATGCCGTAACGTGTGTGAATTTTTGAAACGAACGCAAATTCTTTTTAAGCCATAAGAGAAAGATTGAACTGTatccacaaaattttatattttagctCGTGCAATAAAAGACGTAACAGGTACGTGGTCCAACATAACATCAATTCATATTCAAAAGATATATcaacttttgaaaatttgaatttctGTGGTTggtaatatttttcatatgGAGTATGTTCCATAATTGCAATGAAGCCAAAGTAGAAAAATATAAGGAGAAGAGTCTCGAAGACTCGACCGATGAAAGATttaggggaggtattggtttgggatttaatgagaattttaatgactttaaataaaagtataatcTTGCAAAATGAAAGATTCTAACagattgtttagaaagttttttataatcttgctgatttgtatttcctaatcttgtaaaatctttcataaaattttgcaaactttctcaaaaaatattggACAATATTCTCTTGATTATTCAActcttttgtcaaaaaatagataaaaaaatattaagagaaAGAGACCAAGGAAGACATGGTGGGAGGTTAAAATCTCCAGAACCCTAACGCCAAAGTCATACTCGTTGGTTTTGGcttttatcaacaacaaaaaaaaacagagtatgagAGATAGAGTaaagaacataataataaaCGATTCTCTCTTTAATCAAACACACAACTTTATTGATATGAGAAACTGAATTGTATTACAGACTTTTGTATTGCAGGAAATAGAGACTTGATCTGTATTTTTACGAGTGAAACATTGTGTTGTGTAATAAGAAAAGACATGACTCTTCATAAGACACAACATATAAATCATGACTCTTAACGTACGTAACTTTATGTTATACAAAACTCAATTATGTTTAACACTCCCCCTTAATTGAGTTTTGGTGTaggatgtcaaaaaaaaaaaaatgagttactGTATATGGTGCTCG harbors:
- the LOC104761321 gene encoding putative RING-H2 finger protein ATL21A, coding for MDLTKTISFSLLFIISSLLIPTTTTTATVTCTTAVCRRDSPIIRFPFRLKPRQSQSCGYDKGFDLTCDINRTTITLPFSGNFPVEEIDYVAQQIWINDPDNCLPQRILELNLSTTPFSGVYSRQFTFFKCPSSEFLRYKPLNPITCLSDENGTVFATPSPRMMYYLSSQSCRLMKTVYVPVRWPFYEQMVSSSDLSDNLWLTWRVPRCSRCESRGGKCGVKSNSSRETICSDVHKPAIPRRARYAIAIGAGIPGALIVFGLFCFVYSKINECIKGRRLVPSPPPDIINSAQTAHYLHSRVIVTGLDEPTIESYPKIVLGESKRLPKIDDSTCAICLSEYEPKETLRTIPPCQHCFHADCIDEWLKLNGTCPVCRNSPEQNLPPETFNSS